One segment of Clostridium botulinum DNA contains the following:
- the addA gene encoding helicase-exonuclease AddAB subunit AddA, producing the protein MSGTKWTEEQLSAITTRDCNLLVAAAAGSGKTAVLVERIIKIITNEENPIDIDKLLVVTFTSAAAAEMRERIANAISKKLDETPTSKNLQKQLTLLNRSNIMTIHSFCLGVIKNNFHKIDLDPSFRICDQTEGILLKMEIIDELFDDKYDEENQEFIKFIEAFSSYKSDNALKELVLSLYNFIMAGPWPKKWLKAASEDFDIKTLQELDESKWVSVLKESIKIELDGYIKMMQKAVELINETDGLEPYFEGFSSELDLIVNAYNNVESSLNDLYNSLNLITFNRLKTIKKNTVSDENIQNLVKQIRDQVKKKISALIEGTFIATPDKMLDNIIKSYPYINQLTELTSEFIDRFNAKKKEKNILDFNDLEHLCLKILIEDNEENQIVPSTIAQKFKDYFEEVLVDEYQDSNNVQEAIIELVSRKNSDNPNVFMVGDVKQSIYKFRQAKPELFIDKYNSYSLDKGINRKIQLYKNFRSREEVINGVNYIFKSVMSKTVGELEYTDVEALNLGASYPKKKNVDDIIGGPIEVHILDRSDNKEENDESKLQAEEEEIGDVNLEARIIVKRINDLISKKDGSKFKVLDKDTGEYRDLKYKDIVILLRATKNWSEVLLDELGLAGIPVYADTGSGYFESIEIRTIMSLLKVIDNPMQDVPMLSLLISPIIGLSAEELTDIRLIDKEKYFYENIIKISTEKLISEELQEKCEYILSSIDKWRRKSIYMPIDEFIWYLYMDTAYYGYVGAMPNGVLRQANLKILFQRARQFSETSFKGLFNFINFINKLTKSSGDMGSAKILGENEDVVRIMSIHKSKGLEFPVVFLAGCGKNFNLMDLNNKILYHEELGLGPEYINLENRTSITTLPKEAIKKRMKLETLSEEMRVLYVAFTRAKEKLIITGAVRNAEKSIEKWINSAVLDKDVILPYGISKGKSYLDWIGMALCKHKDGKILRKKLGFSSEMCKDDLSMWKISIWNKYELDMYDELDENQEELDVKISILDKDVNKKVKSEVYRRLGYEYEFKESTKLTSNISVSDLKRRNMNDNIDTLEIFDLEEEDNKNKDVITPKFLQEKKGISSAERGTAIHFAMKKIDFSKVGTLKEIKEQLNKLYEEEFILQEEYSSINPYKILSFFKSNLGKKMLDVYNKGGKIYREIPFHTEISSLELDESLPQKYANEKIRLQGIIDCFFKCDDEIILLDYKTDYVENEEEFKEKYKSQLLYYSEAVFKMTGKKVNKRYLYSFYLEKEILI; encoded by the coding sequence ATGAGTGGAACAAAATGGACTGAGGAACAGCTAAGTGCTATTACAACAAGAGATTGTAATCTATTAGTTGCAGCAGCAGCAGGTTCTGGAAAAACAGCTGTATTGGTAGAAAGAATTATAAAAATAATTACAAATGAAGAAAATCCTATAGATATTGATAAACTTTTAGTTGTTACATTTACAAGTGCAGCAGCTGCTGAGATGAGAGAAAGAATAGCTAATGCCATATCAAAAAAATTAGATGAAACTCCAACGTCTAAAAACCTTCAAAAGCAATTGACTTTATTAAATAGGTCTAACATTATGACTATTCATTCTTTTTGTTTAGGTGTAATAAAAAATAATTTTCATAAGATAGACTTAGATCCATCTTTTAGAATATGTGACCAAACAGAAGGTATACTTTTAAAGATGGAAATAATAGATGAATTATTTGATGACAAATATGATGAAGAAAATCAGGAATTTATAAAATTTATTGAGGCATTTAGTAGTTATAAAAGTGATAATGCATTAAAAGAATTAGTTTTAAGTTTATATAATTTTATAATGGCAGGGCCATGGCCTAAAAAATGGTTAAAGGCTGCTTCAGAGGATTTTGATATAAAAACATTGCAAGAATTAGATGAAAGTAAGTGGGTAAGTGTATTAAAAGAAAGTATAAAAATAGAATTAGATGGATATATAAAGATGATGCAAAAAGCAGTTGAATTAATAAATGAAACTGATGGATTGGAACCTTATTTTGAGGGATTTAGCAGTGAATTAGATTTAATAGTTAATGCTTATAATAATGTTGAATCTAGTTTAAATGACTTATATAATTCATTGAATTTAATAACGTTTAATAGATTAAAGACTATCAAGAAAAATACTGTAAGTGATGAAAATATACAAAATCTAGTTAAGCAAATTAGAGATCAAGTTAAAAAGAAAATATCAGCATTAATTGAGGGAACTTTTATAGCTACTCCAGATAAAATGCTTGATAATATAATAAAATCTTATCCATATATAAATCAATTAACAGAGCTTACGTCAGAATTTATAGATAGATTTAATGCTAAGAAGAAAGAAAAGAATATATTAGATTTTAATGATTTAGAACATTTATGTTTAAAGATTTTAATTGAGGATAATGAGGAAAATCAAATAGTACCTTCAACAATAGCACAAAAGTTTAAAGATTATTTTGAAGAGGTGCTTGTAGATGAATATCAAGATTCTAATAATGTTCAAGAAGCAATAATAGAATTAGTATCAAGAAAAAATTCTGATAATCCTAATGTATTTATGGTAGGTGATGTAAAACAAAGTATATATAAATTTAGGCAAGCAAAACCAGAATTATTTATTGATAAATACAATAGCTATTCATTGGATAAAGGCATTAATAGAAAAATTCAACTTTATAAGAATTTTAGAAGCAGAGAAGAAGTTATAAATGGTGTCAATTATATATTTAAATCAGTTATGTCTAAGACTGTAGGAGAATTGGAATATACTGATGTTGAAGCTTTAAATTTAGGTGCAAGTTATCCGAAAAAGAAAAATGTTGATGATATAATTGGTGGTCCAATTGAGGTTCATATTTTAGATAGAAGTGATAATAAAGAAGAAAATGATGAATCTAAATTACAGGCGGAAGAAGAAGAAATCGGTGACGTAAATTTAGAAGCAAGAATTATAGTAAAGAGAATTAATGATCTAATTTCTAAAAAAGATGGAAGTAAGTTTAAAGTGCTTGATAAAGATACAGGCGAATATAGGGACTTAAAATATAAGGATATAGTAATTCTATTAAGAGCAACTAAAAACTGGTCAGAAGTGCTATTAGATGAATTAGGATTAGCGGGGATACCTGTCTATGCGGATACAGGATCAGGATATTTTGAATCAATTGAAATAAGAACTATTATGTCATTATTAAAAGTAATAGATAATCCTATGCAAGATGTGCCTATGCTTTCATTATTGATTTCACCTATTATAGGATTAAGTGCAGAGGAACTTACTGATATTAGACTTATAGATAAAGAAAAGTATTTTTATGAAAATATAATTAAGATTTCTACTGAAAAATTAATTTCAGAAGAGTTACAAGAAAAATGCGAATATATATTATCTAGTATTGATAAATGGAGAAGAAAATCAATATATATGCCTATAGATGAATTTATTTGGTATTTATATATGGATACAGCTTATTATGGGTATGTAGGTGCTATGCCAAATGGAGTTCTAAGACAAGCAAATTTAAAGATATTATTTCAAAGAGCAAGACAGTTTTCAGAGACTAGTTTTAAAGGACTATTTAATTTTATTAATTTCATAAATAAATTAACTAAATCATCAGGCGATATGGGGAGTGCTAAAATTTTAGGTGAAAATGAAGATGTTGTTAGAATTATGAGTATTCATAAAAGTAAGGGGTTAGAATTTCCAGTTGTATTTTTGGCTGGATGTGGTAAAAATTTTAATTTAATGGATTTAAATAATAAGATACTTTATCATGAAGAATTGGGATTAGGTCCTGAGTATATTAATTTAGAAAATAGAACTAGTATTACAACTTTACCTAAAGAAGCAATTAAAAAAAGAATGAAATTAGAAACATTATCTGAAGAAATGAGAGTACTATATGTTGCATTTACTAGGGCTAAAGAAAAGTTAATTATAACAGGAGCAGTAAGAAATGCAGAAAAATCTATTGAAAAGTGGATTAACTCAGCAGTTTTAGATAAGGATGTTATATTGCCTTATGGAATATCAAAAGGAAAATCATATTTAGACTGGATTGGTATGGCTTTATGTAAGCATAAAGATGGTAAAATTCTTAGAAAGAAATTAGGATTTTCTAGTGAAATGTGTAAAGATGACTTATCAATGTGGAAAATTAGTATATGGAATAAATATGAATTAGACATGTATGATGAATTAGATGAAAATCAAGAGGAATTGGATGTTAAAATTTCAATTTTAGATAAAGATGTAAATAAAAAGGTTAAAAGTGAAGTTTATAGAAGATTAGGTTATGAGTATGAATTTAAAGAATCAACTAAGCTTACAAGTAATATATCCGTATCTGATTTAAAAAGAAGAAATATGAATGATAATATTGATACACTTGAGATATTTGATTTAGAAGAAGAGGATAATAAAAACAAAGATGTAATAACTCCTAAATTTCTTCAAGAAAAAAAAGGAATATCGTCAGCAGAAAGAGGAACTGCAATTCATTTTGCAATGAAAAAAATAGATTTTAGTAAAGTTGGAACATTAAAAGAAATAAAAGAACAGTTAAATAAACTGTATGAAGAGGAATTTATATTACAGGAAGAATATAGTTCAATTAATCCATATAAGATATTAAGTTTCTTTAAAAGCAATTTAGGAAAGAAAATGCTTGATGTATATAATAAGGGTGGCAAAATTTATAGAGAAATTCCATTTCATACTGAAATAAGCAGTTTAGAATTAGATGAATCTTTACCACAAAAGTATGCTAATGAAAAAATAAGATTACAAGGTATAATAGATTGCTTTTTTAAATGTGATGATGAAATAATTTTGTTGGATTATAAAACAGATTATGTAGAAAATGAAGAAGAATTTAAAGAGAAATATAAAAGCCAATTATTATATTATAGTGAGGCAGTATTTAAAATGACAGGAAAAAAAGTTAATAAAAGATATCTATATTCATTTTATTTAGAGAAAGAAATTTTAATATAG
- a CDS encoding L,D-transpeptidase: protein MKINKNIHINKSTVYILLFTLIILTTLFHGYQYKKLVNNFKIDFDSNKFSQANNILLTQENFNPFKNLMLKRDLKKYFSNNITTLKQDLETSKLNEEEILIKANEINRYGFNSNEVIELVNSVSSLQDSINNYSNGIEHFNNNEYYEAITNFSNLSPLDLNYNESLIYLRESKSKIKDELFSKCDELCSNDYYSQALNQISNIPSVLNDDEDIKTKIAEIKSSKQQYLEKTTESKTVSDYYINNISSQNINTLNLVSNTPYLIFIDINSQKTYIYKGKSNKWNLDKTFSCSTGIDSEPTPCGAFSIKEKGEWFFSEKFKQGGKYWTQIDGDILFHSVPYAQDKTTVVDTTLNKKSSHGCIRLALSDAKWIYDNIPRDTKIIIK, encoded by the coding sequence TTGAAAATAAATAAAAATATTCATATAAATAAATCTACAGTATATATTTTATTATTTACACTAATTATATTAACTACACTATTTCATGGTTATCAATATAAAAAATTAGTTAATAATTTTAAAATAGACTTTGATAGTAACAAATTTTCTCAAGCTAATAATATTTTATTAACACAAGAAAATTTTAATCCTTTTAAGAACTTAATGTTAAAAAGAGATTTAAAAAAATACTTTTCAAATAATATAACAACATTAAAACAAGATTTAGAGACTTCTAAATTAAATGAAGAAGAAATTTTAATAAAAGCTAATGAAATAAATAGATATGGTTTTAATTCAAATGAAGTAATAGAATTAGTTAATTCCGTATCTAGTCTTCAAGATTCAATAAATAATTATTCTAATGGAATAGAACATTTTAATAATAATGAATATTACGAAGCTATAACTAACTTTTCCAATCTATCTCCATTAGATTTAAATTATAACGAATCATTAATTTACTTAAGAGAATCTAAATCTAAGATTAAAGATGAATTATTTTCTAAATGTGATGAATTATGTTCTAATGATTATTATAGTCAGGCATTAAATCAAATATCTAATATCCCTTCTGTTTTAAATGATGATGAAGATATAAAAACAAAAATTGCTGAAATTAAATCCAGCAAACAACAGTATTTAGAGAAAACAACTGAATCAAAAACAGTGTCAGATTATTATATAAATAATATTTCTTCACAAAATATAAATACATTAAACTTAGTTAGTAATACTCCTTATTTAATTTTTATAGATATAAATAGTCAAAAAACTTATATTTATAAAGGTAAATCAAATAAGTGGAATTTAGATAAAACATTTTCTTGTTCTACTGGAATAGATTCTGAACCAACGCCTTGTGGTGCCTTTTCTATTAAAGAAAAAGGTGAATGGTTCTTCTCAGAAAAATTTAAACAAGGTGGGAAGTATTGGACTCAAATCGATGGTGATATATTATTTCACTCAGTTCCATATGCTCAAGATAAAACTACAGTAGTAGATACTACCTTAAACAAAAAATCCTCACACGGATGCATAAGATTAGCATTAAGCGATGCTAAATGGATATATGATAACATCCCAAGAGATACCAAAATCATAATTAAATAG
- a CDS encoding DUF1189 domain-containing protein, whose amino-acid sequence MNKTDNFFKKFINCIYNLKALITYPKYGVWKAILYVLLMSTILGGIRGITIGYKIDRELSNLSTMLQEDKYKFNIVDGVLHTENSPLKIEETSSLIYIDENKNLNEIDDLRDITVHNDNNILFLKDGISLEAGMYKQQAHYKELIGDSKLDNGILFGELSYVLKIIVAIVILYTILFTFINTLINCLFVTAFASFSLIIMKVFMKYSILYSLSLYACTLPFIFQIILQTIFPNINLDTMFIVGTLVYVIFILKYIKDGMIKTKLNKDGM is encoded by the coding sequence ATGAATAAAACAGATAATTTTTTTAAGAAATTTATTAATTGTATTTATAATTTAAAAGCATTAATAACATATCCTAAATACGGAGTATGGAAAGCTATATTATATGTATTATTGATGAGCACTATTTTGGGAGGAATCAGGGGAATAACTATTGGATATAAGATAGATAGAGAATTAAGTAATTTAAGTACAATGCTGCAAGAAGATAAATATAAATTTAATATAGTAGATGGAGTATTACATACGGAAAATTCACCACTAAAGATAGAGGAAACATCTAGTCTAATATATATTGATGAAAATAAAAACTTGAATGAAATAGATGATTTAAGAGATATAACAGTTCATAATGATAACAATATATTGTTTTTAAAAGATGGAATATCATTAGAAGCAGGAATGTATAAACAACAAGCACATTATAAAGAATTAATTGGAGATTCTAAACTAGACAATGGTATTTTATTTGGAGAATTATCATATGTATTAAAAATTATTGTAGCTATAGTAATTTTGTATACGATATTATTTACATTTATTAATACACTAATAAATTGTTTATTTGTAACTGCATTTGCATCATTTTCATTAATAATTATGAAAGTATTTATGAAATATAGCATACTATATTCATTAAGTTTATATGCATGCACATTGCCATTTATATTTCAAATTATACTACAAACTATTTTTCCAAATATAAATTTAGATACTATGTTTATAGTGGGGACATTAGTATATGTGATATTTATACTTAAGTATATAAAAGATGGAATGATAAAAACTAAATTAAATAAAGACGGAATGTAA
- a CDS encoding dicarboxylate/amino acid:cation symporter has translation MKNLSLIKRIFTFLILGIILGLTCRSLNIIFPIRILATFSALFGSFLSFVIPLIIIAFIVPGIASLGKNSGKVLIGTTILAYISTVISGIAAYFIGISFLPKLIKAATLVATETIKAEPYFTIDIPPMLNIMSALIFAFVFGIGLSKITNSSLLRGFQEFSSIVSMIISKVLIPLVPLYIAAIFSKLSLSGEIFTTIKSFATIYLILFILQFAYLLCQYSIAGGLKKENPFKLLKNMIPAYLTAVGTQSSAATIPVTLSCTKENNVSEEVADLVVPLCATIHLAGDTITLVLTSIGVMLMRGETPTLITMMPFILMLGVTMVAAPGVPGGGVMAALGLLESMLGFGNIEKPIMIALHAAQDSFGTATNITGDGALSLIVDYFVNKNTSK, from the coding sequence TTGAAGAATTTATCATTAATCAAAAGAATATTTACATTTTTAATTTTAGGAATAATACTTGGTTTAACATGTAGAAGTTTAAATATAATCTTCCCAATAAGAATATTAGCCACTTTCAGTGCTTTGTTTGGAAGCTTTTTATCTTTTGTTATTCCATTAATAATAATAGCGTTTATAGTACCTGGGATAGCTTCACTTGGAAAAAACTCAGGGAAAGTACTTATAGGAACTACAATATTAGCGTACATATCAACTGTTATTTCTGGTATTGCTGCTTATTTTATAGGAATATCGTTTCTTCCAAAACTAATAAAAGCTGCTACATTAGTAGCAACTGAAACAATTAAAGCAGAACCATATTTTACAATTGATATACCACCTATGCTTAACATAATGTCAGCTTTAATATTTGCATTTGTTTTTGGTATAGGTCTTTCAAAAATAACTAATAGTTCATTATTAAGAGGATTTCAAGAATTTAGTTCAATAGTTTCAATGATTATTTCTAAAGTTCTTATTCCACTTGTTCCACTTTATATTGCAGCAATATTTTCTAAATTAAGTTTAAGTGGTGAAATATTTACTACTATAAAATCTTTCGCCACTATTTATTTAATATTGTTTATATTACAATTTGCCTATTTATTATGCCAATATTCTATAGCTGGCGGACTTAAGAAGGAAAATCCATTTAAGTTGTTAAAAAATATGATTCCTGCCTATCTTACTGCTGTAGGAACTCAATCATCTGCTGCTACTATTCCAGTTACATTAAGTTGTACTAAAGAAAATAATGTGTCTGAAGAAGTTGCTGATTTAGTTGTTCCTCTATGTGCTACAATACATTTAGCTGGAGACACTATAACTTTAGTATTAACTTCAATAGGTGTGATGTTAATGAGAGGAGAAACTCCTACTTTAATTACTATGATGCCATTCATATTAATGCTTGGAGTAACAATGGTAGCTGCACCTGGAGTTCCTGGTGGTGGAGTTATGGCCGCCCTTGGATTATTAGAATCTATGCTTGGATTTGGAAACATAGAGAAGCCTATAATGATTGCATTACATGCAGCTCAAGATAGTTTTGGTACTGCAACTAACATTACTGGTGATGGTGCCTTATCTTTAATAGTAGATTACTTTGTAAATAAGAATACATCAAAATAA
- a CDS encoding sensor histidine kinase encodes MSVAKKIINDFIDDDRELNKLELSKLTKEELIDKYMDVNNNKNLQENLLLNVSHDLRSPLNVILSILQFYESGYITGSDNMSKYMTSIKRNSYRMLKLIDNLIDTTRLDKNYYKIERRNLDIVKLIENTISSIDKYAKQKNISLIFDTNVEKCIMAIDPGAIDRIIMNLLSNAIKFSYNNGNVYINLWKRNNQLNISVKDEGMGIPLKEQKKIFNRFMQSSNHKKIEQSGSGIGLALVESLTKAHNGKILLNSEENKGSEFIIKLPIIKLSENNEDNHIINAKTNIEMLEIEFSDIYL; translated from the coding sequence ATGAGTGTAGCGAAAAAAATTATAAATGATTTTATAGATGATGATAGGGAATTAAATAAATTAGAGCTTTCTAAATTAACCAAAGAAGAATTAATAGATAAATACATGGATGTAAATAATAATAAGAATTTACAAGAAAATCTCCTTTTAAATGTTTCTCATGACTTAAGATCGCCATTAAATGTAATTTTAAGTATACTTCAATTTTACGAATCAGGTTACATAACTGGCAGTGATAATATGAGTAAATATATGACTAGTATAAAGAGAAATAGTTATAGGATGTTAAAACTTATAGATAATCTTATAGATACAACAAGATTAGATAAAAATTATTATAAAATTGAAAGAAGAAATTTAGACATTGTTAAATTAATAGAAAATACTATTTCATCAATAGATAAATATGCAAAACAAAAGAATATATCATTAATTTTTGATACAAATGTTGAAAAATGCATTATGGCAATAGATCCAGGGGCAATAGATAGAATAATTATGAATCTTTTATCTAATGCTATAAAGTTTTCTTATAATAATGGAAATGTATATATTAATCTATGGAAAAGAAATAATCAATTAAATATATCAGTAAAGGATGAGGGTATGGGAATCCCATTAAAAGAACAAAAGAAAATTTTTAATAGATTTATGCAATCATCTAATCATAAAAAAATAGAGCAGTCAGGAAGTGGAATTGGATTGGCATTGGTAGAAAGCTTAACAAAAGCACATAATGGTAAAATATTATTAAATAGTGAGGAAAATAAAGGAAGTGAATTTATAATTAAACTTCCAATAATAAAATTAAGTGAGAATAATGAAGATAATCATATAATTAATGCAAAAACTAATATTGAAATGTTAGAAATAGAATTCTCAGATATTTACTTATAG
- a CDS encoding Card1-like endonuclease domain-containing protein gives MKEDILINLLDEHNEGNLLATDKFKPCKVIYLKNEENSEVYEKLKKYHKEIFPSIHIESYVISEGNINEINNLLNKLDIEKTIINVTGGKRINSLILLNQALMKKFNAVYVDILNKRIYELGNDIKNKSEEFKDIYLDDILKITGADILLDSSKISRYSDVTNITKKIYNNLELWYKYKQRLYDNHLFIHDYSQGNKVIVNESDLYGNDEKRILNSCLSYLEKIDAIKYKRNKNNIEVYFQKDYLKGFIFKSGTWLEVLTNIVVREIEEIDDVKSGVMFVWNNNQSKVKNEFDVLAVKDDVLICISCKDSAKYDENALNELDVYSKRLGGKNAKKILVATQEPCKRCIKERAEMMGISLIILDKDMEKFKNELKNVINK, from the coding sequence ATGAAAGAAGATATTTTAATTAATTTATTAGATGAGCATAATGAAGGAAATTTATTAGCTACTGATAAATTTAAACCTTGTAAAGTAATTTACTTGAAAAATGAAGAAAATAGCGAAGTATATGAGAAGTTAAAGAAATATCATAAAGAGATTTTTCCCAGTATTCATATAGAGAGTTATGTAATAAGCGAAGGTAATATAAATGAAATAAATAATTTATTAAATAAATTAGATATAGAAAAAACTATTATAAATGTAACTGGTGGAAAAAGAATAAATTCATTAATTTTATTAAATCAAGCTTTAATGAAAAAGTTTAATGCTGTTTATGTAGATATTTTAAATAAGAGAATATATGAATTAGGAAATGATATTAAGAATAAATCCGAAGAATTTAAAGACATATATCTGGATGATATACTTAAAATAACTGGTGCTGATATCTTATTAGATTCTAGTAAAATAAGCAGATATTCAGATGTAACTAATATAACAAAAAAAATTTATAATAATTTGGAGCTTTGGTATAAGTATAAGCAACGTCTTTACGATAATCATTTATTTATTCATGATTATTCTCAAGGTAACAAAGTCATTGTTAATGAATCTGATTTATATGGGAATGATGAAAAAAGAATATTAAACTCTTGTTTAAGTTATTTAGAAAAAATTGATGCAATAAAATATAAAAGAAATAAAAATAACATAGAGGTTTATTTTCAAAAGGATTATTTAAAGGGATTTATATTTAAAAGTGGAACTTGGCTTGAAGTATTAACCAATATAGTTGTCAGAGAGATTGAAGAAATTGATGATGTTAAGAGTGGAGTTATGTTTGTATGGAATAATAATCAAAGTAAAGTTAAAAATGAATTTGATGTGCTAGCAGTAAAGGATGATGTTTTGATATGTATATCATGTAAGGATAGTGCTAAATATGACGAAAATGCATTAAATGAATTAGATGTATATAGTAAAAGATTAGGTGGAAAAAATGCAAAGAAAATATTAGTTGCAACCCAAGAACCTTGTAAAAGATGTATTAAAGAAAGAGCAGAAATGATGGGAATAAGTTTAATAATATTAGATAAAGATATGGAAAAATTTAAAAATGAATTAAAAAATGTAATTAATAAATAA
- a CDS encoding phosphatidylserine decarboxylase, whose amino-acid sequence MIKVYNRITKEYEEENVAGKKFIKWTYETPVGKSITELIAKRKIFSKFYGKFCDTKRSAKKIPDFVENFNIDMNIAEKNISDFNSFNDFFVRNLIPTSRPIDTNENILISPGDGRITVYDNIDLDNIVQIKGLTYSLRELIKNDQITENYKDGICIILRLCPTDYHRFHFVDSGIPCETHKIKGHYYSVNPIALNSIPKLFCENKREWNIFKSENFGDILTVEVGATCVGSIIQTYEPNKRVLKGAEKGYFKFGGSTTILFLEKDKVKIDNDILEQSKQGYECKVLFGETIGTKIL is encoded by the coding sequence ATGATTAAAGTATATAACAGAATTACTAAAGAATATGAAGAGGAAAATGTGGCAGGTAAAAAGTTTATTAAATGGACTTATGAAACACCAGTTGGAAAAAGTATTACAGAATTAATTGCTAAGAGAAAGATTTTCTCAAAATTTTACGGTAAATTTTGTGATACAAAACGTAGTGCAAAAAAAATACCTGACTTTGTTGAAAACTTTAATATTGATATGAATATTGCAGAAAAAAATATTTCTGATTTTAATTCATTTAATGATTTTTTTGTTAGAAATTTAATACCTACTTCAAGACCAATAGATACTAATGAAAATATTTTAATTTCTCCAGGGGATGGAAGAATTACTGTTTATGATAATATAGATTTAGATAATATTGTACAAATTAAAGGATTAACTTATAGTTTAAGAGAATTAATAAAAAATGACCAAATAACAGAAAATTACAAAGACGGTATTTGCATAATCTTAAGATTATGTCCTACTGATTATCATAGGTTTCACTTTGTAGACTCTGGTATACCTTGTGAAACTCATAAAATTAAAGGCCATTATTATTCTGTAAATCCTATAGCTCTTAATTCAATTCCAAAATTGTTTTGTGAAAATAAAAGAGAATGGAATATATTTAAATCAGAAAATTTTGGTGATATCTTAACTGTAGAAGTAGGTGCTACTTGTGTTGGATCAATAATTCAAACATATGAACCGAATAAAAGAGTACTAAAAGGTGCTGAAAAAGGATACTTTAAATTTGGTGGGTCTACAACTATACTATTTTTAGAAAAAGATAAAGTGAAAATAGATAATGACATTTTAGAACAATCAAAGCAAGGCTATGAATGTAAAGTATTATTTGGAGAAACAATTGGAACTAAGATTTTATAA
- a CDS encoding TetR/AcrR family transcriptional regulator, translating to MNKTKKSIFNSSIEVFSKSGYRGATMDEIATTAGLAKGTLYYNFNSKEEIFNFIVDNGLKLLNDEIASVNELNDDAIEKLKQVCKIQLTFMYEHNSFFRVVMSQLWGDEERQVILREKVKGHIKEIEKYIQMGIEDGCIRKGDSEVMAYEFFGTLCSSAIYELINIENVSLEDTINKTLEFIFNGLINKEA from the coding sequence GTGAATAAAACAAAAAAATCTATTTTTAATTCGTCAATAGAAGTTTTTTCAAAATCAGGTTATAGGGGAGCTACAATGGATGAAATAGCAACCACTGCCGGGCTTGCTAAAGGAACACTATATTATAATTTTAATAGTAAAGAAGAAATATTCAACTTTATAGTTGATAATGGGCTCAAATTGCTTAATGATGAAATTGCGTCAGTAAATGAATTAAATGATGATGCAATTGAAAAATTAAAACAAGTATGTAAAATACAATTAACATTTATGTATGAACATAATAGTTTTTTCAGAGTTGTAATGAGTCAATTATGGGGAGATGAAGAAAGACAGGTTATTTTAAGGGAAAAGGTAAAAGGTCATATAAAAGAAATAGAAAAGTATATTCAAATGGGGATTGAAGACGGATGTATTAGAAAAGGTGATAGCGAAGTTATGGCCTATGAATTTTTTGGAACATTATGTTCATCAGCAATATATGAGTTGATAAACATAGAAAATGTTAGTTTAGAAGATACTATTAATAAGACATTAGAATTTATTTTTAATGGATTAATTAATAAAGAGGCATAG